In Mastigocladopsis repens PCC 10914, a single window of DNA contains:
- a CDS encoding type II toxin-antitoxin system VapC family toxin, whose amino-acid sequence MAYLVDTNVLLCSADPHHPMYGAAVNAVSLLRDRGEKLCVVPQNFIEFWNVYTRPAQKNGLGHTTNEAQEEIERLKAFFSLHLDTESIYEQWERLVVEYQVKGVNVHDTRLVAAMLVHGLTHILTFNTKDFNRYTPVITSVHPDSVTA is encoded by the coding sequence GTGGCGTATCTTGTAGATACTAATGTGCTCCTGTGTAGCGCAGATCCCCATCATCCCATGTATGGCGCTGCCGTCAATGCGGTTTCTCTGTTGCGAGATCGGGGAGAAAAGCTCTGTGTCGTCCCCCAGAATTTCATTGAGTTTTGGAACGTGTATACCCGTCCTGCACAGAAGAATGGATTGGGGCATACTACAAATGAAGCACAAGAAGAAATCGAACGGTTAAAAGCTTTTTTCTCCCTGCATCTGGATACTGAAAGCATTTATGAGCAGTGGGAGCGGCTTGTCGTGGAGTATCAGGTTAAAGGCGTTAATGTCCACGATACGCGGCTGGTTGCCGCCATGCTGGTTCATGGACTAACCCACATCCTCACATTTAATACAAAAGACTTCAACCGTTACACACCTGTAATCACCTCTGTACACCCGGACTCTGTAACAGCTTAA
- the uvrB gene encoding excinuclease ABC subunit UvrB, translating to MTKFCLQAPFQPTGDQPQAIAQLVASVNIGHQYQTLLGATGTGKTFTIASVIEKVGKPTLVLAHNKTLAAQLCNELRDFFPHNAVEYFVSYYDYYQPEAYIPVTDTYIEKTASINDEIDMLRHSATRSLFERRDVIVVASISCIYGLGIPSEYLKAAIPFQVGMEVNQREILKDLVSVQYGRNDVELGRGRFRVRGDVLEIGPAYEDRIIRVEFFGDEIDAIRYVDPVTGEIIKSVEAVNVYPARHFVTPEERLEVACDDIAAELKERKAQLEEAGKLLEAQRIDQRTRYDLEMLREVGYCNGVENYSRHLAGRYAGEPPECLIDYFPKDWLLVIDESHVTVPQIRGMYNGDQARKKVLIEHGFRLPSAADNRPLKAEEFWTKANQCIFVSATPGNWELEVSEGHVAEQIIRPTGVIDPEIIVRPTEGQIDDLLGEIKDRVDRQERVLITTLTKRMAEDLTEYLQDNSIRVRYLHSEINSIERIEILQDLRDGNFDVLVGVNLLREGLDLPEVSLVAILDADKEGFLRAERSLIQTIGRAARHVRGQAIMYADNLTNSMIKAMEETERRRNIQTAYNRMHGITPQPIVKKKSSNAILSFLEVSRRLNATELDTVDQHIDELPLEEIPGLITQLEAQMKEAAKKLEFEEAAKLRDRIKHLRDKLVGRS from the coding sequence ATGACAAAATTTTGTCTTCAAGCTCCCTTTCAACCAACAGGTGATCAGCCACAAGCGATCGCCCAACTTGTTGCGAGTGTAAATATTGGTCATCAGTACCAAACTTTACTGGGAGCTACGGGAACCGGGAAGACTTTTACTATAGCATCAGTGATTGAAAAAGTAGGGAAACCGACTCTAGTCCTGGCTCATAACAAAACTCTCGCTGCACAACTTTGTAATGAGTTACGAGACTTCTTTCCTCATAATGCAGTTGAGTATTTCGTCAGCTACTACGATTACTATCAGCCGGAAGCATATATTCCTGTCACCGATACATATATAGAAAAAACCGCTTCGATTAACGATGAAATTGATATGTTGCGACACTCAGCGACGCGATCGCTCTTTGAACGGCGCGATGTTATCGTTGTTGCATCTATTAGTTGCATCTACGGTTTGGGTATTCCCTCAGAATACCTTAAAGCTGCCATTCCCTTTCAAGTAGGGATGGAGGTAAACCAACGGGAAATACTGAAAGATTTGGTATCAGTTCAGTATGGTCGCAATGATGTAGAATTGGGTCGTGGACGTTTTCGCGTCCGGGGTGATGTGTTGGAAATTGGTCCAGCGTATGAAGACCGAATTATCCGCGTGGAGTTTTTTGGTGATGAAATTGACGCGATTCGCTACGTTGACCCTGTGACAGGTGAAATCATCAAGAGTGTGGAAGCGGTGAATGTTTACCCCGCACGTCACTTCGTCACTCCAGAAGAAAGGCTAGAGGTGGCTTGTGATGATATAGCAGCAGAACTCAAAGAGCGAAAAGCACAATTAGAAGAAGCTGGGAAATTACTTGAAGCACAACGCATAGACCAACGGACACGCTATGATTTGGAAATGTTACGCGAGGTGGGTTATTGCAACGGCGTGGAAAACTATTCTCGCCACCTCGCAGGACGCTATGCAGGCGAACCACCGGAGTGTTTGATTGATTATTTTCCCAAAGATTGGCTGTTGGTCATAGACGAATCTCACGTGACCGTACCGCAAATACGCGGGATGTATAACGGCGACCAAGCACGGAAAAAAGTGTTAATTGAGCATGGATTTCGTCTTCCCAGTGCGGCTGATAACCGTCCATTGAAGGCAGAGGAATTTTGGACAAAGGCAAATCAGTGTATTTTCGTTTCCGCAACCCCAGGAAATTGGGAACTCGAAGTTTCTGAAGGTCATGTGGCGGAACAAATCATTAGACCAACTGGAGTCATTGACCCAGAAATCATTGTACGTCCTACAGAAGGGCAAATTGATGATTTGTTAGGCGAAATTAAAGACCGAGTTGACCGCCAAGAGCGTGTGCTTATTACAACACTCACCAAGCGCATGGCAGAAGATTTAACCGAATATCTGCAAGACAATAGTATTCGGGTGAGATATCTGCATTCCGAGATTAATTCGATTGAGCGAATCGAGATTTTACAGGATTTGCGCGATGGGAACTTTGATGTGTTAGTTGGCGTGAACTTGCTGCGCGAAGGGTTAGATTTACCGGAAGTTTCTCTCGTGGCGATTTTGGATGCTGATAAAGAAGGCTTTTTGCGTGCAGAACGTTCTCTGATTCAAACGATTGGGAGAGCAGCGCGTCATGTGCGGGGACAAGCAATTATGTATGCTGATAACCTAACAAATAGTATGATTAAAGCCATGGAAGAAACCGAGAGGCGTCGCAACATTCAAACGGCTTACAACCGGATGCACGGAATTACACCGCAACCGATTGTGAAGAAGAAATCGAGTAATGCGATTTTGTCTTTCTTAGAAGTGTCGCGGCGATTAAATGCAACTGAGTTAGATACAGTTGACCAACACATAGATGAATTGCCTTTGGAAGAGATTCCAGGGTTGATTACCCAACTGGAAGCGCAGATGAAAGAAGCAGCGAAAAAACTGGAGTTTGAGGAGGCGGCGAAATTGCGCGATCGCATTAAGCATCTGCGGGATAAATTGGTGGGACGCTCATAA
- a CDS encoding CsbD family protein, producing the protein MSLEDRAKATAKNIEGKAQEAAGNITGDPEDKTEGQAKQAESEVRHGIEDVKDNVKKKLD; encoded by the coding sequence ATGAGCTTAGAAGATCGTGCAAAAGCTACTGCTAAAAACATTGAAGGTAAAGCTCAAGAAGCAGCAGGAAATATCACTGGCGATCCAGAAGATAAAACTGAAGGTCAAGCAAAGCAAGCTGAAAGCGAAGTTCGTCACGGTATTGAAGACGTAAAAGATAACGTCAAGAAAAAGCTTGACTAG
- a CDS encoding PEP-CTERM sorting domain-containing protein yields the protein MTRFQVRRKVRKACSKAKNVAVTTSVWNKLSTSILGVAVLGLGTAAAPAQATTLTGFQTSGNQMAGMQVTANFLDGGSQTAIWNATGSGAGGTTGTNWSLSQSGDTFTQSWTLTANQAITSLTINAISGNTIFDTTFDNNEGTSGSALGKTFSVISGQSPDSFDYSTPIDISVGDLFGELTLNWNNGFTGSLEYVADTDSGTKTDPVKPDPNPVPEPLTVLGSLAAGGVGAALRRKYNKQQEDTAKVS from the coding sequence ATGACTAGATTTCAGGTTAGAAGAAAGGTACGCAAGGCTTGTTCTAAGGCAAAGAATGTTGCTGTAACTACCTCTGTTTGGAACAAATTATCAACCTCTATACTGGGGGTGGCTGTACTTGGTTTGGGAACAGCTGCAGCCCCAGCGCAAGCAACTACACTAACGGGCTTTCAAACTTCTGGAAACCAGATGGCTGGTATGCAGGTAACAGCCAATTTCCTTGATGGAGGATCGCAGACAGCGATTTGGAATGCTACAGGATCGGGAGCAGGCGGAACAACCGGTACAAACTGGTCTTTAAGTCAATCAGGTGATACATTTACTCAATCTTGGACACTAACCGCTAATCAAGCTATTACCTCCTTGACCATTAATGCCATTTCAGGGAACACAATCTTTGATACAACCTTTGATAATAATGAAGGTACATCTGGGTCGGCTCTGGGTAAAACTTTTTCTGTAATATCTGGACAAAGTCCTGATTCCTTCGACTACTCCACACCAATTGATATTTCAGTGGGTGACCTGTTTGGTGAACTGACATTAAACTGGAACAACGGATTTACAGGTAGCCTAGAATATGTTGCCGATACTGACAGTGGTACTAAGACAGATCCAGTTAAGCCTGACCCTAATCCTGTTCCAGAACCCCTGACCGTATTAGGCTCATTAGCAGCTGGTGGCGTCGGTGCAGCTTTGCGCCGTAAGTACAACAAGCAACAAGAAGATACTGCAAAAGTCTCCTAA
- the crtA gene encoding cyanoexosortase A: MKASHLTSVSRLKYPQFWLLAIGASFIAIHLTLTWKADNTSLLGMSFLFWAAISSLVWEKRHSLNLESGIFSSFFGLSIIALLLIKSISLTSLGGFLYLSPAIFAFGLAVLASGFKGLKQYRGELLVLSSISLPKVLPLSLIDISLFTAKFSTLILWYTGSEVARNGVIISLPSGSVEVYPACSGLELIFQMLSLSLLFLLMFPQNGKQKIIVPIIAATLGFIVNGVRVALMAILVAQGQMEAFKYWHEGDGSLIFSLIAVLFFGFFCWFLVEKTELRSKDATESSR; this comes from the coding sequence ATGAAAGCTTCCCACCTCACCTCAGTCTCACGACTCAAATATCCCCAATTCTGGCTATTAGCAATAGGAGCAAGCTTCATTGCCATTCATTTGACTCTAACCTGGAAAGCGGACAATACCAGCCTTTTAGGTATGAGTTTTCTATTTTGGGCAGCTATATCTTCTCTAGTCTGGGAAAAGCGCCACAGTTTAAATCTAGAAAGTGGTATTTTCTCCAGCTTTTTTGGTCTATCAATTATTGCGCTGTTACTTATAAAGAGTATATCTCTAACAAGTCTAGGTGGTTTTCTGTATCTTTCACCAGCGATTTTTGCCTTTGGGCTGGCGGTGCTGGCGTCTGGCTTTAAGGGCTTAAAGCAATATAGGGGTGAATTACTGGTCCTGTCTTCTATCAGCTTACCTAAAGTATTACCCTTGTCGCTCATTGATATATCCCTCTTTACTGCTAAATTTTCCACTTTGATTCTTTGGTATACAGGTTCTGAAGTTGCTCGAAATGGAGTTATAATTTCTCTTCCTTCAGGGAGCGTAGAAGTTTATCCTGCCTGTTCAGGGTTAGAACTTATTTTTCAAATGTTGAGCTTATCTCTACTTTTTCTCTTAATGTTTCCTCAGAATGGGAAGCAAAAAATTATTGTGCCGATAATAGCTGCTACTTTGGGGTTTATTGTTAATGGGGTACGAGTTGCTCTGATGGCTATCTTGGTAGCACAAGGACAGATGGAAGCATTTAAATACTGGCATGAAGGAGATGGTTCACTAATATTTTCGCTAATTGCTGTCTTATTTTTTGGATTTTTCTGCTGGTTTTTAGTTGAAAAGACTGAATTAAGAAGTAAAGATGCTACGGAGTCGTCAAGGTGA
- a CDS encoding cyanoexosortase A system-associated protein — MTIWKQFRVPLLALTFSSVVLALGNVVLFPIKDKRTNTPFVFPEKVSLPQWQFSMSRLLAKPTKEHTELFAQKHYRYLRNDLFLDIEMRYLTDGDGERLFREYTSISSSANVRQREGVGYYGLGVSKQRAYLSACINSQGSSTFTLKQFNQNQYFSDLHPQRLLSWLLGQESLKDKRCLWAHLSIPLKSSSPEAAYQVLETAWFSWYQWWQPRFPKH; from the coding sequence GTGACTATTTGGAAACAATTCCGTGTACCGCTTCTGGCTCTAACTTTTAGTAGCGTCGTTTTAGCATTGGGAAATGTGGTGTTGTTCCCTATAAAAGACAAACGTACAAATACCCCGTTTGTTTTCCCTGAAAAAGTATCGTTACCACAGTGGCAGTTTAGTATGAGTCGTCTTTTGGCAAAGCCAACAAAAGAGCATACTGAACTCTTTGCCCAAAAGCATTATCGATACCTTAGAAACGACTTATTTCTAGATATCGAAATGCGTTATTTAACAGATGGAGATGGTGAGAGACTTTTTAGAGAATACACTTCCATTTCATCCTCTGCTAATGTGCGTCAGCGAGAAGGAGTAGGCTATTACGGTCTTGGAGTTAGCAAGCAGCGAGCTTATTTAAGTGCCTGTATTAACTCTCAAGGTAGCAGTACATTTACTCTAAAACAGTTTAACCAAAACCAGTATTTTTCTGACCTGCACCCTCAACGGCTACTGTCTTGGTTATTGGGTCAGGAAAGTCTCAAAGACAAGCGCTGCCTTTGGGCACATTTATCAATTCCCTTAAAGAGTTCTTCTCCTGAAGCTGCGTACCAAGTTTTAGAAACTGCTTGGTTTTCTTGGTATCAATGGTGGCAACCTCGCTTTCCAAAACATTAA
- the hpsJ-A gene encoding HpsJ-like protein, cyanoexosortase A-associated produces MTKSSGDRFNPVVQELQQFAFSQQSSITIMRVLGYGLLLLALFDIIELFVPPNFMNPAWEFQTIGALVERVPVPLIGLVLVFFGELHSRTQWELPILKFLSWLTLLFGILFFLLIPLGLTNTVRLNNQSVAQIKTVSTQQVSQAEQLEQQVSKASPEQIGNFLKSQGRQVDGKNPDELKNQLLSEVSKAKEQIKNQAEATQSLRGINLIKTSAKWNLGALVAGTLFISIWKGTRWARN; encoded by the coding sequence ATGACTAAATCAAGTGGCGATAGATTCAATCCCGTGGTTCAAGAACTACAGCAGTTTGCCTTTAGTCAGCAAAGTTCGATTACAATTATGCGAGTGCTAGGTTATGGTCTGTTGTTATTGGCATTATTCGACATCATTGAGTTGTTTGTGCCACCCAACTTTATGAACCCTGCTTGGGAATTTCAAACAATAGGGGCGCTCGTTGAACGGGTACCAGTGCCTTTAATTGGTCTAGTGCTAGTATTTTTTGGAGAGCTACATTCGCGAACCCAATGGGAACTCCCTATTTTAAAATTTTTATCTTGGCTGACTTTATTATTTGGAATATTGTTTTTTCTACTGATACCTTTAGGACTGACTAACACCGTTCGATTAAATAACCAAAGTGTAGCTCAGATTAAAACTGTATCTACTCAACAAGTTTCTCAGGCTGAACAATTGGAACAGCAGGTGAGTAAAGCCTCACCAGAACAGATAGGGAACTTTCTCAAGAGCCAAGGTCGCCAAGTTGATGGCAAAAATCCTGATGAATTAAAAAATCAATTATTATCAGAAGTCTCGAAAGCTAAGGAACAGATAAAGAATCAAGCAGAAGCAACTCAATCTCTTAGAGGTATTAATTTGATTAAAACTTCTGCAAAATGGAATCTTGGTGCTTTGGTTGCAGGGACTTTGTTTATCAGTATTTGGAAGGGAACCCGTTGGGCGCGTAATTGA
- the rpe gene encoding ribulose-phosphate 3-epimerase, which translates to MTQTLSKKPIVVAPSILSADFSRLGDEVRAVDKAGADWIHVDVMDGRFVPNITIGPLVVEAIRPVTEKPLDVHLMIVEPEKYVEDFAKAGADHIYVHAEHNASPHLHRTLGQIKELGKKAGVVLNPGSPLELIDYVLELCDLVLIMSVNPGFGGQSFIPEVVPKIRKLRQMCDERGLDPWIEVDGGLKANNTWQVLEVGANAIVAGSAVFKAKDYAEAIEGIRNSKRPTPQLATA; encoded by the coding sequence ATGACCCAAACGCTATCTAAAAAGCCCATTGTAGTAGCTCCATCCATCCTATCAGCAGATTTTAGTCGTCTAGGAGATGAAGTTCGTGCTGTAGACAAGGCAGGCGCAGATTGGATTCACGTAGATGTAATGGACGGTCGTTTTGTACCTAATATTACGATAGGTCCTTTGGTTGTGGAGGCTATTCGTCCAGTGACGGAAAAACCTCTGGATGTCCACTTGATGATTGTGGAGCCAGAAAAGTACGTAGAGGATTTTGCAAAGGCAGGAGCAGATCACATCTATGTTCATGCCGAACACAATGCTTCTCCCCACCTGCACCGCACATTAGGGCAAATCAAAGAGCTTGGTAAAAAAGCGGGAGTGGTACTTAACCCCGGTAGCCCTCTGGAGCTTATTGATTATGTCCTGGAACTGTGCGACCTAGTGTTGATTATGAGCGTCAACCCCGGTTTTGGTGGTCAAAGCTTTATTCCTGAAGTTGTGCCAAAAATCCGCAAGCTGCGTCAAATGTGCGATGAACGTGGTCTTGATCCTTGGATTGAAGTGGATGGGGGACTGAAGGCAAATAACACTTGGCAGGTTTTGGAAGTTGGGGCAAATGCGATTGTAGCTGGTTCAGCTGTGTTTAAGGCTAAGGATTATGCTGAAGCAATAGAGGGTATTCGTAACAGCAAGCGTCCTACTCCGCAACTGGCAACAGCGTAA
- a CDS encoding S8 family serine peptidase codes for MANKQTWIIWGLSASCLSVPVFAAMESPFGTNGIDALRLHQPPYNLIGRKIAIGQVEIGRPGKFGLDKAVSKNHTVSIAGVFLRNRAAKSNSGVDPHAYNVASIMISTDKAFPGIAPRARLYSSAVGSGKSLGQPEECLSAQHIALQNGGDVRAINFSFGEPLNRDPRPEPVLDGNALLTLCIDWSSRVHKTLYIIAGNQGKGGIPIPTDNFNGMNVAFSSRRGGIFNKVDVSNLAAVSEGMATRLAGKEINLGPRRAISIVAPGNNIPLLNPDGKNNKVTGTSFAAPQVTSTVALLQEFGDRQLRTKQPNWSIDSRRHEVMKAILLNSADKIQDNGEGLRLGMTRTLIDKLSQDWLASDAYKDPKIPLDAQMGSGHLNAFRAYQQFSALQWNPARTVPAIGWDYRTVNAEASVEYELAKPLQQGSFVAITLNWDRLVELNDKNKNGQFDAGEDFRNRGLNNLDLYLVKADDQDGNADAVCSSISDVDSVEHIFCPVPASGHYKIRVQFQKKVNEATQPYALAWWTAPAK; via the coding sequence ATGGCGAACAAACAAACTTGGATCATTTGGGGATTAAGTGCTTCCTGCTTGAGTGTGCCAGTATTTGCTGCGATGGAATCTCCTTTTGGAACTAATGGTATTGATGCTCTTAGGCTACACCAACCTCCATATAATTTAATCGGTCGTAAGATTGCCATTGGTCAGGTAGAGATTGGGCGTCCAGGTAAGTTCGGCTTGGATAAAGCAGTCTCTAAAAATCACACAGTATCTATAGCAGGAGTATTCCTTCGCAATAGAGCTGCTAAGTCAAATAGCGGGGTTGACCCCCACGCCTACAATGTAGCTAGTATCATGATTAGTACAGATAAAGCTTTTCCAGGAATTGCCCCAAGAGCGCGATTGTACTCGTCTGCTGTGGGTTCTGGTAAAAGCTTAGGTCAGCCAGAAGAGTGTTTGTCCGCACAGCATATAGCGCTACAAAATGGGGGAGATGTCCGCGCAATTAACTTTAGCTTTGGCGAACCTTTAAACCGTGACCCAAGACCAGAGCCTGTTTTAGATGGCAATGCCTTACTCACTTTATGTATTGACTGGTCTAGTCGCGTTCACAAGACTCTATACATAATTGCAGGCAACCAGGGAAAAGGTGGTATTCCCATACCTACAGACAATTTTAATGGAATGAACGTGGCTTTTTCATCCCGTCGAGGAGGAATTTTTAATAAAGTTGACGTTTCTAATTTGGCTGCTGTGAGTGAAGGAATGGCGACTCGGCTAGCCGGAAAGGAGATTAATCTTGGTCCGCGTCGTGCTATTAGTATAGTTGCACCCGGAAATAACATTCCCTTGCTTAATCCAGATGGGAAAAACAACAAAGTTACAGGTACGAGTTTTGCAGCACCTCAAGTAACGTCTACTGTAGCCCTTTTGCAGGAGTTCGGTGATAGACAGCTGCGGACAAAACAACCCAACTGGAGCATAGATTCTCGCAGACATGAAGTGATGAAAGCAATACTGCTGAATTCAGCAGATAAAATCCAAGATAATGGCGAGGGTTTGCGCTTGGGAATGACGCGCACGCTCATTGATAAACTAAGTCAAGACTGGCTAGCTTCTGATGCATACAAAGACCCAAAAATTCCCTTGGATGCCCAAATGGGATCTGGTCATTTGAACGCATTTCGCGCATATCAACAATTTAGCGCCCTTCAATGGAATCCAGCCCGCACTGTACCAGCCATTGGTTGGGATTATCGCACAGTCAATGCAGAGGCATCTGTAGAATACGAGTTAGCAAAACCTTTACAACAGGGGAGTTTTGTTGCCATCACCCTAAATTGGGATAGGTTGGTAGAGCTAAACGACAAGAATAAAAATGGTCAGTTTGACGCAGGAGAAGATTTTCGCAATCGCGGCTTAAACAACCTCGACCTTTATTTAGTCAAAGCCGATGATCAAGATGGAAATGCTGACGCTGTATGTTCCTCAATTAGTGATGTTGATAGTGTAGAACATATTTTCTGTCCCGTTCCTGCTAGTGGTCATTACAAAATCCGTGTTCAGTTTCAAAAGAAGGTAAATGAAGCAACTCAGCCTTATGCTTTAGCTTGGTGGACTGCACCCGCTAAGTAA
- a CDS encoding serpin family protein: MKQKFSNARESFLQRRYGVRLGRRYVLAAASVVLMGVIGCSQVNTSTSAFAQSRLPRSESSISKQVSNPESKLVAANTKFGFKLFSEVLKNDDGKNIFVSPSSVAIALAMTYNGASGSTKEAMTKALELQGLNLQQINSSNAVLKKLLENPDPKVQLTIANSLWANKDASFNPDFLQTNRDFYTARVTNLNFTDADALNIINEWVNENTSGKINKIVEKIEPNEVLFLINAIYFKGSWTNEFDKQQTAEYPFYLTSGKQKQHSMMSQSGDYRYYENKQFQAVSLPYGQGDKISFYIFLPKQNSSLKSFYQNLNAQNWENWMTQFSKHEGFVRLPRFKMDYDVTLNDALTALGMGEAFSNTANFSLMGKNLKMSEVKHKTFVEVNEEGTEAAAATSVAIMPVSAQLPPQEPFRMIVDRPFFCTIRDNQTGSILFMGSIVEPLS, translated from the coding sequence ATGAAGCAGAAATTTAGCAATGCTCGGGAAAGTTTCCTGCAAAGACGTTACGGTGTTCGTTTGGGAAGACGTTACGTTTTGGCTGCTGCTAGCGTTGTCCTTATGGGTGTTATAGGATGCTCTCAAGTTAATACTAGCACGAGTGCATTTGCCCAATCGCGTCTACCTCGCTCAGAATCTTCTATATCAAAACAAGTATCAAATCCTGAGAGTAAACTTGTTGCTGCTAACACTAAGTTTGGCTTTAAACTGTTTTCAGAAGTTTTGAAAAACGACGATGGCAAGAACATTTTTGTTTCACCTTCTAGTGTAGCAATTGCCCTTGCGATGACCTACAACGGTGCTAGTGGCAGCACAAAAGAAGCAATGACTAAAGCTCTGGAGTTACAGGGGTTGAATTTGCAACAAATCAACTCCTCTAACGCGGTGCTCAAAAAACTATTAGAAAACCCAGACCCCAAAGTGCAACTCACGATTGCTAATTCGCTTTGGGCAAATAAAGACGCCAGCTTTAATCCAGATTTTTTGCAAACAAATAGAGATTTTTATACAGCTAGAGTTACCAATTTAAACTTTACAGATGCAGATGCGCTAAACATCATCAATGAATGGGTTAATGAAAATACAAGCGGAAAAATTAATAAAATAGTTGAAAAAATAGAACCTAACGAAGTTTTATTTCTCATTAATGCCATCTATTTTAAAGGTAGCTGGACAAATGAATTCGACAAACAGCAAACAGCAGAATATCCATTTTACCTCACCTCAGGTAAGCAAAAACAACACTCAATGATGTCACAATCAGGTGACTATAGATACTATGAAAATAAACAATTTCAGGCAGTGAGTTTACCTTATGGTCAAGGTGATAAGATTAGCTTCTATATTTTCTTACCCAAACAGAACTCTAGCCTAAAAAGCTTTTATCAAAACTTGAATGCACAGAACTGGGAAAATTGGATGACTCAGTTCAGCAAACACGAAGGATTTGTTCGCTTGCCTCGCTTTAAAATGGACTATGACGTAACGCTGAATGATGCCCTTACAGCTTTAGGTATGGGCGAAGCTTTTAGCAATACAGCCAATTTTTCGCTCATGGGCAAAAATTTAAAAATGAGCGAGGTCAAGCATAAAACTTTTGTTGAGGTAAATGAAGAAGGTACAGAAGCTGCTGCTGCCACTTCTGTGGCAATAATGCCAGTGTCAGCTCAACTACCACCACAAGAGCCATTCCGGATGATTGTTGACCGTCCTTTCTTCTGTACAATTCGAGATAATCAGACCGGAAGCATTTTGTTTATGGGTTCAATTGTGGAGCCACTGTCTTAG
- a CDS encoding AI-2E family transporter, whose protein sequence is MQTRKLLNWWQTLTPLARFLAIALFAPLLVLNGWAISAIFHYFHSLIVILVGASVLAFLLNYPVSWMVRQGAKREQVAILVFLLALSILLALGVTLIPLALTQAQQLVARIPDLIDSGRSQLMMLNEKAESLGLPINLDALVVQINDRVKGQLQAIAGQVLNLAVVTFTSLLDFVLTMVLTFFLLQHGDELWQSLVDWLPAKFREPFTQTIRLSFQNFFITQLILATCMASALIPTFLWLKVPFGLLFGLTIGIMALVPYGGTVGIATTTLLVALQDVWMGARVLIAAVIVQQILENIIGPRILGTFTGLNPVWALVSVLTGARIGGLLGVIVAVPSAVVIKTALSALRPSASSHNVEVVSEGSGESSYKTQTDGTTEAHSVEVAAPIVSETSPPNTQANRSEVNPSKTVAPQLNP, encoded by the coding sequence ATGCAGACACGCAAGCTCTTAAACTGGTGGCAAACACTAACACCCCTAGCACGATTTTTGGCAATCGCTCTGTTCGCTCCACTGCTAGTACTCAACGGTTGGGCGATTTCAGCAATTTTTCATTACTTTCACTCGCTGATTGTCATTTTAGTCGGAGCATCAGTGTTAGCGTTTCTGCTTAACTACCCTGTAAGCTGGATGGTGCGTCAAGGTGCGAAGCGAGAGCAAGTTGCTATCTTAGTCTTTTTACTCGCTTTATCGATTTTGCTGGCATTGGGTGTCACCCTCATCCCGTTAGCTCTAACCCAGGCTCAGCAACTGGTGGCTCGCATACCGGATTTGATTGATTCTGGGCGATCGCAGCTGATGATGCTCAACGAGAAAGCGGAAAGCCTTGGCTTACCGATTAACCTTGATGCTCTGGTTGTACAAATTAACGACCGCGTTAAAGGACAATTGCAGGCGATCGCCGGACAAGTTTTGAATCTGGCTGTCGTCACATTCACCAGCCTGCTGGACTTTGTTTTGACAATGGTGTTGACTTTCTTTCTCTTACAGCATGGGGATGAACTTTGGCAGAGTTTGGTAGATTGGCTACCTGCTAAATTTCGCGAGCCTTTTACTCAAACAATACGCCTTAGCTTTCAAAATTTCTTTATCACCCAACTGATTTTAGCTACCTGTATGGCATCAGCTCTCATTCCCACCTTTTTGTGGCTGAAAGTCCCATTCGGTCTGCTATTTGGCTTAACTATTGGCATCATGGCTCTTGTTCCCTATGGAGGGACTGTGGGTATTGCCACAACGACCTTACTGGTGGCGCTGCAAGATGTTTGGATGGGGGCAAGGGTGTTAATTGCAGCCGTCATTGTGCAGCAAATTCTGGAAAACATTATTGGTCCCCGCATTTTAGGGACTTTTACGGGTTTAAATCCAGTTTGGGCACTCGTTTCGGTTTTGACAGGTGCTAGGATTGGTGGGCTTTTGGGTGTCATTGTGGCGGTACCCAGCGCTGTTGTCATTAAAACTGCTTTAAGTGCCTTGCGTCCTTCTGCTTCCAGTCATAACGTTGAAGTGGTTTCTGAAGGAAGTGGAGAATCTTCTTACAAGACCCAAACTGATGGCACTACTGAAGCCCATTCTGTTGAGGTAGCTGCACCGATTGTCTCAGAAACATCGCCTCCAAATACTCAAGCCAACCGTTCTGAGGTGAATCCTTCTAAGACAGTGGCTCCACAATTGAACCCATAA